The stretch of DNA GTTTCTCTATTTGGATTAAGTTTGTTAAGTGGGTTGCGGTATTTGAAGAAAGGGGAGGGTCCCAAAGCCCTCTTAGTGTTGGCTTACTGGTCTTTGCCAAGCATGGTTACCCAGTTTTTTCTGCCCAAACTCCCTTTATCCCACCAACGTGTGTATGTGGCTTAAGGAGAAAAAAATGGATTTTAAAAGTTATCAAAGCCGCCTAAGCCAACTCTCTGCACGATTTAACTTAATGGTGGTTCTGGTGTTTGGTCTTTTAGTTTCTAATGTCTTGTTGTCCTGCTTTCTTAATAAGGCCTGGAACCATCATACCATCGAAGTAACGCCATTTTCTGGAAATCCGGGTTATTTTAAATCAGCAACCCGTGTCGACG from Fluoribacter dumoffii NY 23 encodes:
- the traL gene encoding type IV conjugative transfer system protein TraL codes for the protein MSNMNYQFLNHIDAPKRILTLTMDELVVAGIGFMLLIISNQKILVSLFGLSLLSGLRYLKKGEGPKALLVLAYWSLPSMVTQFFLPKLPLSHQRVYVA